Proteins encoded within one genomic window of Flavobacterium oreochromis:
- a CDS encoding endonuclease V, whose protein sequence is MERNLLMLALLFFFSREDLNYENILNENQNILDEYFEVQYDLYSLNTFIDMSIDKVKYTKVMNAYLVSQDMQKYLGKTVPDTFMEKFVWQEEQIGKAINEDQLPTAIQFIGGVSVAYHDITQKIVAVVTVMNVDSQEIVDQAVYTEDKINMHIPDIFGFNETVWTIKAFEKLSIKPQLVFCDGHGIEHPKNMGLATFLGIQLDIPTIGCAKKRLVGYCKKEELGYNRGDYLELIFDAIVVGKALRTKENLSPVYVSLGHKISLETSVDWVLKTTKTTRLPLVLEIAIEIGRENLPKQFRIDFMNDEPNEYGIIKLY, encoded by the coding sequence ATGGAGCGAAATCTATTAATGCTAGCCTTATTGTTTTTTTTTTCAAGAGAAGATTTGAATTATGAAAATATATTAAATGAGAATCAAAATATCCTAGATGAATATTTTGAAGTTCAATATGACTTATATAGTTTGAATACTTTTATAGATATGTCAATTGATAAAGTTAAATATACTAAAGTTATGAATGCGTATTTAGTTAGTCAAGATATGCAAAAATATTTAGGTAAAACTGTTCCTGATACTTTTATGGAAAAATTTGTTTGGCAAGAAGAACAAATTGGGAAAGCCATAAATGAGGATCAACTGCCAACAGCCATACAATTTATCGGAGGGGTAAGTGTAGCTTATCATGACATAACCCAAAAAATAGTAGCGGTTGTAACCGTAATGAATGTAGATAGTCAAGAAATTGTGGATCAGGCAGTTTATACTGAGGATAAGATTAATATGCACATACCTGATATTTTTGGGTTTAATGAAACAGTGTGGACAATTAAAGCTTTTGAAAAATTATCTATAAAACCCCAGCTTGTTTTTTGTGATGGACATGGTATTGAACATCCAAAAAATATGGGCTTGGCTACTTTTTTAGGTATTCAACTTGATATACCAACTATTGGTTGTGCTAAAAAGAGATTAGTTGGATATTGTAAAAAAGAAGAATTGGGCTATAATAGAGGAGATTATTTAGAATTAATATTTGATGCGATTGTTGTTGGTAAAGCCCTTCGTACAAAAGAAAATTTAAGCCCAGTCTATGTTTCTTTAGGACATAAAATTTCTTTAGAAACAAGTGTAGATTGGGTATTAAAAACAACTAAAACAACAAGACTTCCTTTGGTATTAGAAATAGCTATTGAAATTGGAAGGGAAAATCTACCTAAACAATTCAGGATTGATTTTATGAACGATGAACCTAATGAATATGGTATCATTAAATTGTACTAA
- a CDS encoding IS4 family transposase, protein MQVSEVLNYIPKEELERLSLKYKVDYQVKKLNGQTMFQLLLFSMLNVKNNSLRVMEEFYHSLAFKSIANNSFDGVKYNSIRDRLVTINPCYFEAIFKSCLKQFQNKYLNKKHNIIAFDSTLVSISSKLFEEGMQINKQGDKRFVKFSMAFSNVPIHSKIFTEQAFVSEDFALKDLINECPLSPENILVFDRGLQARSAFESFNNQNFIFVTRLNNYTRFDIVEEFKIVQNETERLYIERDLKVILFDKRNKKTTSFLRLIIAREKESNEIFYFLSNSNDLTSKEIVYIYKKRWEIEVFFKFIKQNLNFSHLIFRNLNGIKVVMYMTLIMAILLTVYKKLNNLKGYKIPKLKFANELEVLIIKDIVEKCGGNPNQVEDIFKPK, encoded by the coding sequence ATGCAAGTTTCGGAAGTGTTAAATTATATTCCAAAAGAGGAATTAGAAAGATTATCATTAAAGTACAAGGTTGATTACCAAGTTAAAAAGCTCAATGGGCAAACGATGTTTCAACTTTTACTTTTTTCAATGCTAAATGTAAAAAATAATAGCCTGAGGGTTATGGAGGAATTTTATCATTCATTAGCATTTAAAAGTATTGCAAACAATAGTTTTGACGGAGTAAAATACAATTCGATAAGAGACCGATTAGTTACTATAAATCCGTGTTATTTCGAAGCAATTTTCAAAAGTTGCTTGAAACAATTTCAAAATAAATATCTTAATAAAAAGCACAACATCATTGCTTTCGACTCTACTTTAGTCAGTATTTCTTCTAAATTATTTGAAGAAGGAATGCAGATTAACAAACAAGGAGATAAAAGATTTGTGAAATTTAGTATGGCTTTTTCGAATGTTCCTATACACTCAAAGATATTTACAGAACAAGCTTTCGTTTCTGAAGATTTTGCTTTAAAAGATTTGATAAATGAATGTCCCCTAAGTCCAGAAAATATATTGGTCTTTGACCGCGGACTTCAGGCAAGAAGTGCATTTGAAAGTTTTAATAACCAGAATTTTATTTTTGTTACTCGTCTTAATAATTATACTCGATTTGATATAGTTGAGGAATTTAAAATAGTTCAAAACGAAACAGAAAGATTATATATTGAAAGAGATTTGAAGGTCATATTGTTTGATAAACGAAATAAAAAAACAACTTCATTTTTAAGGTTAATCATTGCAAGAGAAAAGGAAAGTAATGAAATATTCTATTTTTTAAGTAATAGTAATGACCTGACTTCTAAAGAGATTGTCTATATTTACAAAAAGCGATGGGAGATTGAAGTGTTTTTTAAATTTATAAAACAAAACTTAAACTTTAGTCATTTGATTTTTAGGAATCTAAACGGAATAAAGGTTGTTATGTATATGACTTTGATAATGGCGATCCTTTTGACAGTTTATAAAAAACTAAACAATCTAAAAGGGTACAAAATACCAAAACTAAAATTTGCTAACGAGTTAGAAGTATTAATCATCAAAGATATTGTGGAAAAATGCGGTGGAAACCCAAATCAAGTTGAGGATATTTTCAAACCAAAATAG
- a CDS encoding DUF3828 domain-containing protein, translated as MYNGKKWVSDFKQRSFFVHAEYIKANTYAIYRIHHLKNQKLKYEKKSLLIVPILFICCKGEIKDDYNNKNSKGKILEQQSVNDKSNLKDTTIVSIDEGVKFLKKFYNKFYYDENKNFSFSDQKEFLSKEINDKINSLNSNPENLELDYDPFIKAQDYDGVSIKKTINCTKEAEIFVVTFVNFEEDGEVRLEYKLAKNRLGKIEIVNILNDSLLRIK; from the coding sequence ATGTATAATGGAAAAAAATGGGTTTCAGACTTTAAGCAACGCTCATTTTTTGTTCATGCAGAATACATTAAAGCGAATACTTACGCAATATATAGGATCCATCATTTGAAGAATCAAAAACTAAAATATGAAAAAAAATCTTTATTAATAGTTCCAATATTATTCATCTGTTGTAAAGGTGAAATTAAAGATGATTACAATAACAAAAATTCAAAGGGAAAAATTTTAGAACAGCAAAGTGTAAACGATAAAAGTAATTTAAAAGATACTACTATAGTTAGTATTGATGAAGGAGTAAAGTTTTTAAAAAAATTTTACAACAAATTTTACTACGATGAGAACAAAAATTTTAGCTTTTCTGATCAGAAAGAGTTTTTGTCTAAAGAAATTAATGATAAGATAAATAGTTTAAATTCAAATCCTGAAAATTTAGAATTAGATTATGATCCATTCATTAAAGCTCAAGATTATGATGGGGTAAGTATTAAAAAAACAATTAATTGTACCAAAGAAGCTGAAATCTTTGTTGTGACTTTTGTTAATTTTGAAGAAGATGGAGAAGTCAGGCTAGAATATAAACTTGCTAAAAACAGATTAGGTAAAATTGAAATTGTTAATATTTTAAACGATAGTCTTTTGAGAATTAAATAG